A genome region from Chryseobacterium sp. G0186 includes the following:
- the lipA gene encoding lipoyl synthase gives MENSVQDTTVQKPKWIRVKLPTGKNYRELRTLVDKYKLNTICQSGSCPNMGECWGEGTATFMILGNICTRSCGFCGVKTGKPLDVNWDEPEKVARSIKLMKIKHAVLTSVDRDDLKDMGSILWGETVNAVRRISPGTTMETLIPDFQGLTKHLDRLVDVAPEVISHNMETVKRLTREVRIQAKYERSLEVLRYLKEAGQRRTKTGMMLGLGETKDEVFQTIEDIRNANVDVITLGQYLQPTKKHLPVKKFITPEEFDEFGDFARSLGFRHVESSPLVRSSYHAEKHIH, from the coding sequence ATGGAAAATTCAGTTCAAGACACTACCGTTCAAAAACCAAAGTGGATTCGTGTAAAACTTCCTACCGGAAAGAACTACAGAGAATTAAGAACCTTGGTTGATAAATATAAATTAAATACCATTTGCCAAAGCGGAAGCTGCCCGAATATGGGTGAATGCTGGGGAGAAGGTACAGCAACGTTCATGATTTTAGGAAATATCTGTACGAGAAGCTGTGGATTCTGTGGCGTAAAAACAGGAAAACCGCTTGATGTAAATTGGGATGAACCTGAAAAAGTGGCCCGTTCCATCAAATTAATGAAGATCAAGCATGCGGTTCTTACTTCCGTAGACCGTGATGATTTAAAGGACATGGGATCCATTCTTTGGGGAGAAACAGTAAACGCTGTAAGAAGAATCTCTCCGGGAACAACCATGGAAACCTTAATTCCGGACTTCCAGGGACTTACAAAGCACCTTGACAGATTAGTAGATGTAGCTCCTGAAGTGATCTCTCATAACATGGAGACGGTAAAGCGTTTAACAAGAGAAGTAAGAATTCAGGCAAAATATGAAAGAAGCCTTGAGGTTTTAAGATATTTAAAAGAAGCAGGCCAAAGAAGAACTAAAACAGGGATGATGCTTGGTTTAGGAGAAACTAAAGATGAGGTTTTCCAAACTATTGAAGACATCAGAAATGCCAATGTAGATGTTATCACTCTTGGACAATACCTACAGCCAACTAAGAAACATCTTCCTGTAAAGAAATTCATTACACCGGAAGAGTTTGATGAGTTTGGAGATTTTGCAAGAAGTTTAGGATTCAGACACGTTGAAAGTTCTCCTCTTGTAAGAAGTTCTTATCACGCAGAAAAACATATCCATTAA
- a CDS encoding AraC family transcriptional regulator, which yields MKIQKEIIEFEKGKSFKLFSPSLKNCFFWHYHPEIELVYVEASNGIRHVGKNISGFTDSDLLLIGSNVPHLNFDYGIQTECKQLVMQIRENFLQDVILPVPEFENIKTLLDKSYLGLSFYGETKNIVVEKLQIIKGKNSFESLIGLIEILQILSDSTEVKELNKEDTRIKWFLNDKIRMGTIYDYIHENHDKKPNVNEIAKIVSLSTPAFCRYFKKQTNMTFTDFVNNYRINQAKIFLLKDYSVTEVCFQVGFESLSYFNKLFKQHTNETPSEFKKKHFKPIEINGRIGTITRGSSCNK from the coding sequence ATGAAAATCCAGAAAGAAATTATAGAGTTTGAAAAGGGTAAATCCTTCAAACTATTTTCACCTTCTCTGAAAAACTGTTTTTTTTGGCATTATCATCCTGAAATAGAATTGGTATATGTAGAAGCATCGAATGGAATTCGACACGTTGGAAAAAATATTTCAGGTTTTACAGACAGTGATCTTCTGTTGATAGGCTCCAATGTACCTCATCTTAATTTTGATTATGGAATCCAGACAGAATGCAAACAGCTGGTGATGCAAATACGGGAAAACTTCCTTCAGGACGTTATTCTGCCTGTTCCTGAATTTGAAAATATCAAAACATTATTAGACAAATCCTACCTTGGATTATCTTTTTATGGAGAAACCAAAAACATTGTCGTAGAAAAGCTTCAGATCATCAAGGGTAAAAACTCCTTTGAATCATTAATCGGATTGATTGAAATTCTGCAGATTCTGTCAGATTCAACGGAAGTAAAGGAACTCAACAAAGAAGATACAAGAATCAAATGGTTCTTGAATGATAAAATCAGAATGGGAACCATCTACGACTATATCCACGAAAACCACGATAAAAAGCCAAACGTCAATGAAATTGCAAAAATTGTAAGTCTAAGTACCCCCGCTTTCTGCAGATACTTTAAAAAACAGACCAATATGACGTTCACAGATTTCGTTAATAATTATAGAATCAATCAGGCTAAAATATTTCTTTTAAAGGATTATTCTGTAACAGAGGTTTGCTTTCAGGTGGGTTTTGAAAGTTTGTCCTATTTCAACAAGCTGTTTAAGCAACATACCAACGAAACTCCTTCAGAGTTTAAGAAAAAACATTTTAAGCCTATTGAAATCAATGGAAGGATTGGAACCATTACAAGGGGTTCTTCCTGTAATAAATAG